The Pseudomonas protegens genome contains the following window.
TTGATTGCCATTGCCTTCACTCCACTCCATGAGCACTGGAGAACAGAGGCAGTGTCACCAGCGCACAAGTACCGCGCCCAGGACGCGAACGCAGGGACAATTCTCCCTGATGAGCACGGGCCACCGCCTTGACCACCGTCAGGCCAAGCCCGGTGCCATTGGCCTTGGTGGTGAAAAACGGCTCGCCCAAGCGCTCCAGAACCGCAGCGTCTATGCCGCTGCCACTGTCACTGATACACAACCTGAGGGTGTCGCCGCGGGTATACAGATGCACTTTGAGCCGCGCCGCGCCCGCACTGGCCTGCACGGCGTTTTCGATCAGATTGAGCAAGGCACCGACCAGGGTGTCGCGATTGCACAGCAATTCCCCTTGATGACTGTCGCACTGCCAGCGCACGGCAACATCCTGGACGTGGGTCTGGGCCGCCGCCTGCAACGACTGCAGTAGCGACTTGGGGGACAGGCGATCGGTCAGGGGCAATTCGCCACGGGCGAATACCAGCATGTCGCGCACCTGATGCTCCAGCTCATGCAAGCGCTCTTTGAGCCGCCCAGCGAACCGCTGATGGGTGGCCAGTGGCAACTCCTGTTCGGTGAGGTGACTGGCATACAACAAGGCTGCCGAGAGGGGGGTGCGAATCTGGTGCGCCAGGGAGGCGACCATCTTACCCAGGGAGGACAGGCGCTCGTGACGAGCCAGTTGATCCTGCAGATGGCGGGTTTCAGTCAAGTCGTTGAGCAACACCAGTTGCCCGGGCTCGGCATCCAGCGAACGGGTGGCAATCGACAGGCGCCGACCGTCGCGCAGGGAAATTTCATGACCGTCGTCCTCACGGGGCGCAAAACTGCGGGCGATGATGTTGCGCCACAGCTCCCCTTCCAGGGGCAAGCCCAGAAGGTCACACGCCGCCGGGTTGGCTTCGCTGACGATGCCCTGGCCGTCGATGACGATGACGCCACCCGGCAACAGGTCGAGAAGATTCTGCAGACGGTTGGCCAGGCGCTCTTTTTCCGCCAGCTCCTGCATGCGCTGGGCGCTGACCACGGCCAACTCGCCCTTGAGCTCGGTCACCCTGGCCTCAAGCATGCTGTAGGAGTCAGTAAGTTGGCTCGACATCTGGTTGAACAAGGCGAAGGCCTGCTCAAGACCTAGCCGGCTTGCCTGCTCTACGGACGACGATTGCCCCGCAGCATCGGGGGCAGGAGACATCTGGGCGGCTTGGGGCATCGTGCTCTCTCGCTTGGCTGACCGTCAGTTAAACGGAACGTTGCAAGAGACTTAGCAATACCCGTGCCTAAAAAAAACCACCCAGTTTTCAACGACTTGAAAAACAGGCGTCAATCATCCGCCTGTTCATCACCTTCACGACGGCTCATGCCGTACTTGCGCATCTTCTCCACCAGGGTCGTGCGACGGATGCGCAGGCGCTCTGCGGCGCGCGCCACGATGCCATTGGCGTCATCCAGAGCCTGCTGGATCAACCCCTGCTCCAGGCTACCGAGGTAATCCTTCAGGTCCAGGCCTTCCGGCGGCAGCATGGCGGTGGCAGCGAAGTCCGGCGCATGACCGTTGATTGCCACCCGCTCTTCCAGGTCACTACGCAAGCTGTCCACCAATTGCTCGTCTTCATCATCGACGTAGCGGAATTTCTTGGGCAGCTCGACCACACCGATCACCCCGTACGGATGCATGATCGCCATGCGCTCCACCAGGTTGGCCAGCTCTCGGACGTTGCCCGGCCAGCCATGCCTGCACAGCGACATGATGGCGGCGGAGTTGAAACGAATCGAACCGCGCTTCTCATGCTCCATGCGCGAAATCAATTCATTCATCAGCAGCGGAATATCTTCCACACGCTCACGCAGCGGCGCCATCTCGATAGGGAACACGTTGAGGCGGTAGTACAGATCCTCACGGAAGGTCCCGACCTCGATCATGCTTTCCAGGTTTTTGTGGGTGGCGGCAATGATTCGCA
Protein-coding sequences here:
- a CDS encoding PAS domain-containing sensor histidine kinase translates to MSPAPDAAGQSSSVEQASRLGLEQAFALFNQMSSQLTDSYSMLEARVTELKGELAVVSAQRMQELAEKERLANRLQNLLDLLPGGVIVIDGQGIVSEANPAACDLLGLPLEGELWRNIIARSFAPREDDGHEISLRDGRRLSIATRSLDAEPGQLVLLNDLTETRHLQDQLARHERLSSLGKMVASLAHQIRTPLSAALLYASHLTEQELPLATHQRFAGRLKERLHELEHQVRDMLVFARGELPLTDRLSPKSLLQSLQAAAQTHVQDVAVRWQCDSHQGELLCNRDTLVGALLNLIENAVQASAGAARLKVHLYTRGDTLRLCISDSGSGIDAAVLERLGEPFFTTKANGTGLGLTVVKAVARAHQGELSLRSRPGRGTCALVTLPLFSSAHGVE